One stretch of Chryseobacterium sp. LJ668 DNA includes these proteins:
- a CDS encoding helix-turn-helix domain-containing protein: MNQSRTGEFYGQTNKTINLEGITLTDTVYTHDRVDWHYHENAYFTFILQGNVIEGNKKEIYSCSAGDLLFHNWQEPHYNIKPEGFTRGFHIEIEKNWFDELDFSTSNLQGSMKIVNLDLKFLLHQIFRETKADDLTSQLSIQSLLLEILSEMLQEDKTQSHKNPVWVSEINQILNDQFSDHLTLNYLAKIIDIHPVHLSRDFSKYFNSGLGEYIRKLKVQKSLQLISQKKQDLTTIAFDCGFSDQSHFTRCFKEINGITPSQYRKILFG, from the coding sequence ATGAACCAATCCCGAACTGGCGAATTCTACGGACAAACTAACAAAACGATAAATCTGGAAGGAATTACCTTGACTGATACGGTTTATACCCACGACAGAGTAGACTGGCATTATCATGAAAATGCATATTTTACGTTTATCCTTCAGGGAAATGTGATTGAGGGAAATAAAAAAGAAATTTACAGCTGCTCCGCCGGTGATTTGTTATTCCACAATTGGCAGGAACCGCACTATAATATTAAACCTGAAGGTTTTACAAGAGGTTTTCATATTGAAATTGAGAAAAATTGGTTTGACGAATTAGATTTTAGCACCTCAAATTTACAAGGCAGCATGAAAATTGTGAATCTCGATTTAAAATTTTTACTGCATCAAATTTTCAGAGAAACTAAAGCCGATGATCTTACAAGTCAACTTTCAATCCAATCTTTATTGTTAGAAATTTTGTCTGAAATGCTTCAGGAAGACAAAACTCAATCGCATAAAAATCCAGTATGGGTTTCTGAAATCAATCAAATCTTGAATGATCAATTTTCTGATCATTTGACTTTAAACTATTTAGCGAAAATAATAGACATTCATCCTGTACATTTGTCAAGAGATTTTTCAAAATACTTTAATTCCGGTTTGGGAGAATATATCAGAAAACTAAAAGTTCAAAAATCCCTGCAACTTATATCACAAAAAAAACAGGATTTGACAACAATAGCTTTTGATTGTGGCTTTTCAGATCAGAGTCATTTTACACGTTGCTTCAAAGAAATCAACGGAATCACACCTTCGCAATACAGAAAAATTCTTTTCGGTTAA
- a CDS encoding serine hydrolase domain-containing protein: MNGNIPLDQYKQADFLTSFPLTYKSDLNIRVFMENSIANYLHQLAPELSSDELLEKGNLQFSFFVDHQFIYKDNISPGCWIGNANELKNTLTTFRIPLTSSKGENLWALHLWERFQLNGGENALKEGKHQLKIEIRPYFKIDEKTEAKVGKLIAEGQVELVIETPKATAKQIAIPMIQHNSDWKISDFKLDKKKIEALNKEIVTYNLKEITSIVVINDGKLLLEEYFNGADRNTLHDPRSAGKSFVSTLMGIAIKDGYIKDENQTLNQFYNLKNFENYNVKKEQIKIKDLLTMSSSFEGSDANSDSPGNEENMYPTDNWVKFTLDLPVDDAKNNGGKWDYFTAGTIILGDILDKKVPGGLEKYADEKLFKPLNIKNYQWQYTPQNVANTAGSLQMTSLDYAKYAVLYKNNGIWNGKQILPQDWVQKTFTHQIKIPERENEFYSYLFWNKTVNYKGKNYETYYCAGNGGNEFIIFKDLPIVIIITAKAYNKPYGHPQAEKIVRDFILPAILK; the protein is encoded by the coding sequence ATGAATGGTAACATTCCTTTAGATCAGTACAAACAAGCTGATTTTCTTACATCGTTTCCGTTAACGTACAAGTCTGATCTGAACATCCGTGTTTTTATGGAAAATTCGATTGCGAATTATCTCCATCAGCTGGCTCCTGAGTTATCATCTGATGAATTGCTTGAAAAAGGAAATCTGCAATTTTCCTTTTTCGTTGATCATCAATTTATTTACAAAGATAATATCAGTCCCGGATGCTGGATTGGAAATGCCAATGAGTTAAAAAATACTTTGACGACATTCAGAATTCCCCTCACCAGCAGTAAAGGTGAGAATCTTTGGGCGTTGCATCTGTGGGAAAGATTTCAATTAAACGGTGGTGAAAATGCCTTAAAAGAAGGAAAGCATCAACTTAAAATTGAAATTAGGCCCTACTTTAAAATCGATGAAAAAACTGAAGCAAAAGTGGGCAAATTAATAGCAGAGGGACAAGTAGAGCTCGTTATAGAAACTCCTAAAGCGACGGCTAAACAGATTGCTATACCAATGATTCAACATAATAGCGATTGGAAAATTTCAGATTTTAAACTTGACAAGAAAAAAATTGAAGCGCTAAACAAAGAAATTGTAACTTATAACCTGAAGGAGATCACCAGTATAGTTGTAATCAACGATGGGAAGCTTTTGCTTGAAGAATATTTTAATGGTGCCGACAGAAATACTTTACACGATCCACGTTCAGCAGGAAAATCATTTGTCTCAACATTAATGGGAATTGCCATTAAGGATGGTTATATTAAGGATGAAAATCAAACATTGAATCAATTTTACAATTTAAAAAACTTTGAAAATTATAATGTTAAAAAAGAACAGATCAAAATAAAAGATCTATTGACAATGAGTTCCTCTTTTGAGGGTTCAGATGCAAACAGTGATTCTCCTGGTAATGAAGAAAATATGTACCCGACTGATAATTGGGTGAAGTTCACTCTGGATCTTCCAGTCGATGATGCGAAAAATAATGGTGGAAAATGGGACTATTTTACTGCGGGTACAATAATCTTAGGCGATATTCTTGATAAAAAAGTTCCTGGCGGACTGGAAAAATACGCAGATGAAAAACTGTTTAAACCCTTAAATATTAAAAATTACCAATGGCAATACACTCCGCAGAATGTAGCAAACACAGCCGGAAGCCTGCAGATGACATCGTTAGATTATGCAAAATATGCTGTACTCTATAAAAATAACGGTATCTGGAATGGTAAACAAATCTTACCTCAGGATTGGGTGCAGAAAACATTTACACATCAGATTAAAATCCCAGAAAGAGAAAATGAATTTTACAGTTATTTGTTCTGGAATAAAACGGTAAACTACAAAGGTAAAAATTATGAAACCTATTATTGTGCAGGAAACGGAGGAAATGAATTCATTATTTTTAAAGATCTTCCAATTGTCATTATTATTACTGCAAAGGCTTACAACAAACCTTACGGACACCCGCAGGCAGAAAAGATCGTGAGAGATTTTATTTTACCAGCAATTTTGAAATAA
- the gldG gene encoding gliding motility-associated ABC transporter substrate-binding protein GldG — translation MKKISLKSPFGILLFIVLPFSIILMFSGIRLDLTKEKRYTLSESTIKVLESIKKPVTVDVYLEGDFPASFKQLQNETKFMLEEFRKINPKIDFKFIDPIKTKMSQDTLMAMGMQPSILPDIKDGKVSQITLFPYAVVKQGQNGASIPLVVQQANINADEQLRKSIENLEYNLVSNIKAVSINQRKKVGILVNQDELRPEEFQGFMNLALESYDAGPVIPKNNVELTLADLPLLKQMSALVIAKPRKAFTDGEKVILDQYIMNGGKTLWMIDAVNAEMDTLTRSKKVMPFPVDINMTDFFFNYGLRINPALVKDVKKFALLKLVTGEVGGNPQYTSLPWPYFPLGIAENNNPITKNINPVKLEFPTSIDTLGGKKFKTNVLFESSERTLLKQVPNYVELSEIASVDSLGQMEKPSTPKIFAVALEGKFSSAYASRIERQSYPGFRATSPENKMIVIADGDVGRNKTHKGEPLPLGLDRLTDEQFGNEQFLRNTLDYLLDDSNLMELRNRNIEERLLDRHRISDEKGNWQWLNLLLPLAIIGLLGGLFFWLRKKKFG, via the coding sequence ATGAAGAAGATATCTCTAAAATCTCCATTCGGAATTTTACTGTTTATAGTTTTACCTTTTAGCATCATCTTGATGTTTTCAGGGATACGGCTGGATTTAACCAAGGAAAAAAGGTATACACTTTCTGAGAGTACAATCAAAGTTTTAGAATCGATTAAAAAACCTGTAACGGTGGATGTTTATCTTGAAGGAGACTTCCCGGCGAGTTTTAAACAACTGCAGAACGAGACAAAATTTATGCTCGAAGAATTCAGGAAGATCAATCCTAAAATAGATTTTAAATTTATCGATCCTATCAAAACAAAAATGTCGCAGGACACTCTGATGGCAATGGGAATGCAGCCGTCTATTCTTCCTGACATCAAAGACGGAAAGGTTTCGCAGATCACCTTGTTTCCGTATGCTGTGGTAAAACAAGGTCAAAATGGAGCATCCATTCCGTTGGTTGTTCAGCAGGCAAACATTAATGCAGACGAACAACTTAGAAAGTCAATAGAAAATTTAGAATACAATTTAGTTTCAAATATTAAAGCAGTTTCAATCAATCAGAGAAAAAAGGTTGGCATATTAGTCAATCAGGACGAATTGCGACCTGAAGAATTCCAGGGTTTTATGAATCTGGCTCTAGAAAGTTATGATGCAGGTCCAGTCATTCCAAAAAATAATGTGGAGCTGACTCTCGCCGACTTACCTTTATTAAAGCAGATGAGCGCTTTAGTGATTGCAAAGCCAAGAAAAGCATTTACAGACGGTGAAAAAGTAATTTTGGATCAATACATCATGAACGGCGGAAAAACCCTTTGGATGATCGACGCCGTGAATGCTGAAATGGATACACTGACACGATCTAAAAAAGTAATGCCGTTCCCGGTTGACATCAATATGACTGATTTCTTTTTTAATTATGGGTTGAGAATTAATCCGGCTTTGGTAAAAGATGTTAAGAAATTCGCTTTGTTGAAACTGGTTACCGGTGAGGTAGGAGGAAACCCGCAATACACGAGTCTTCCATGGCCGTATTTTCCGTTGGGAATTGCTGAAAACAACAATCCGATTACCAAAAATATTAATCCTGTGAAATTGGAATTCCCGACTTCTATCGATACTTTGGGTGGAAAGAAATTTAAAACTAATGTTCTTTTTGAATCAAGCGAAAGAACATTGCTGAAGCAGGTTCCGAATTATGTTGAATTAAGTGAAATTGCCAGCGTAGATAGTCTCGGACAAATGGAAAAGCCAAGCACACCCAAGATTTTTGCTGTCGCGCTGGAAGGAAAATTCTCGTCAGCTTACGCATCAAGAATCGAAAGGCAATCGTATCCCGGATTTAGAGCAACAAGTCCCGAAAACAAAATGATTGTCATCGCAGACGGAGATGTCGGCAGAAATAAAACGCATAAAGGCGAGCCTTTGCCGCTTGGCCTAGACCGTTTGACGGATGAGCAGTTTGGCAATGAGCAGTTCTTGAGAAATACGCTGGATTACCTCCTTGATGACAGTAATCTGATGGAGCTTAGAAACCGAAACATCGAAGAACGTCTCCTGGATCGCCATAGAATCAGCGATGAAAAAGGCAATTGGCAATGGCTGAATTTGCTGCTTCCTTTAGCAATTATAGGGTTGCTGGGTGGTTTATTTTTCTGGCTGCGAAAAAAGAAATTTGGATAG
- a CDS encoding ABC transporter permease subunit, giving the protein MFAIFKKELWSYFGNWSAWVIIAAFSLITTLFLFFFENDSNIFDIGLASLQSYFVLVPWLLMFIIPALSMKTFAEEQQTGTLNWLFSQPLKVSELVFGKFLSVWVVGILCLIPSLIYLYTVYVLGVPEGNIDLGMTFGSYFGLIILIAAFSGVGILASSLSQNQIMAYLLGVFMCFIMYFGIEQLASYKLLGGADFILQNIGFYQHFLGFTRGLIDFKDVAYFVFVIGLTLALSNHFINKKK; this is encoded by the coding sequence ATGTTTGCAATTTTTAAAAAAGAGCTTTGGAGTTATTTCGGAAACTGGAGTGCATGGGTCATCATTGCAGCTTTCAGTCTGATAACGACTTTGTTTTTGTTTTTTTTCGAAAATGATTCTAATATTTTCGACATAGGGCTGGCTTCATTACAAAGCTATTTCGTTTTGGTACCTTGGCTGTTGATGTTCATCATTCCGGCATTGTCTATGAAAACATTTGCTGAAGAGCAGCAGACCGGAACACTGAATTGGCTGTTTTCTCAGCCGCTGAAAGTTTCAGAGCTTGTCTTCGGGAAATTTCTTTCAGTTTGGGTGGTTGGTATTTTATGTTTAATTCCTTCATTGATCTATTTGTATACGGTTTACGTATTAGGCGTCCCCGAAGGAAATATTGATTTGGGAATGACGTTCGGAAGCTATTTTGGATTAATTATTCTGATTGCAGCTTTTTCCGGAGTAGGAATTTTAGCTTCATCACTCTCACAAAACCAAATCATGGCTTATTTGCTGGGAGTTTTTATGTGTTTCATAATGTATTTCGGGATTGAGCAGCTTGCAAGTTATAAATTATTGGGTGGCGCAGATTTTATTCTTCAGAATATCGGTTTTTATCAGCACTTTTTAGGTTTCACCAGAGGCCTGATTGATTTTAAAGATGTCGCTTATTTTGTATTTGTAATCGGTCTTACCTTAGCATTGTCCAACCATTTTATCAATAAAAAGAAGTAA
- a CDS encoding CopD family protein: MLYTIIKALHIIFMVSYFAGIFYLVRIFVYYKDTDAFEEEKKKILREQYTFMARRLWNIITVPAGIIMAVCGLILIFLNTGLMKTPWFHLKLTFLIGLAIYHYWCWKKVKELTKLNGNTLETANLKLRQANEIATFILFLVVFTVILKSSVIEYWWQLITGFFVLVFLIMMTVKLVNKNKKK, translated from the coding sequence ATGCTATACACCATCATCAAAGCGTTGCATATTATCTTTATGGTCAGTTATTTTGCGGGAATCTTCTATCTCGTCAGAATTTTTGTGTACTATAAAGATACCGATGCTTTTGAAGAAGAAAAAAAGAAAATTCTGAGAGAGCAATACACCTTTATGGCTCGTAGATTATGGAACATCATTACGGTTCCGGCCGGAATTATCATGGCAGTTTGCGGGCTGATTTTAATTTTTCTGAATACAGGATTGATGAAAACACCATGGTTTCATCTGAAACTAACTTTTCTAATAGGATTAGCCATATATCACTACTGGTGCTGGAAAAAAGTAAAGGAATTGACCAAACTCAATGGAAACACCTTAGAAACCGCCAATTTAAAGCTGAGACAGGCCAATGAAATTGCGACATTCATTTTATTTCTCGTTGTTTTTACGGTAATTTTAAAATCTTCTGTAATAGAATATTGGTGGCAATTAATTACAGGATTTTTCGTTTTGGTATTTTTAATAATGATGACAGTGAAACTGGTGAATAAGAATAAGAAAAAATAA
- the kbl gene encoding glycine C-acetyltransferase, giving the protein MISEKYLENLQNELKNIENDGLFKKERIITSQQSAEIEANGKKLLNFCANNYLGLSNHPEVMKASQDMIESHGYGMSSVRFICGTQDIHKQLEQKIAEFLGLEDTILYAACFDANGGVFEPLFTEEDAIISDELNHASIIDGVRLCKAARYRYKNNNMADLEAQLIAASEKNHRFKIIVTDGVFSMDGIVADLKGVCDLADKYNALVMVDDSHATGFIGKTGRGTHEANEVMGRVDIITSTLGKALGGALGGFTSGKKEIIDMLRQRSRPYLFSNSLAPGIVGAALKVLDMISDDTSLRDQVMENAEYFRAEMKSKGFDIPDGDAAIVPVMLYDAPLAQKMAEKLMDEGIYVIGFFYPVVPKGKARIRVQLSAAHTRAHLDKAIVAFEKVGKELNVIS; this is encoded by the coding sequence ATGATCTCTGAAAAATATCTTGAAAATTTACAGAACGAACTGAAAAATATCGAAAACGACGGGCTTTTTAAAAAAGAAAGAATCATCACTTCTCAGCAAAGTGCTGAAATTGAAGCCAACGGAAAGAAATTATTAAATTTCTGTGCCAATAATTATCTGGGATTATCCAATCATCCGGAAGTGATGAAAGCTTCTCAGGATATGATCGAGTCTCATGGTTACGGAATGTCATCTGTTCGTTTTATCTGTGGAACTCAGGATATTCACAAGCAGTTGGAACAAAAAATCGCTGAATTTTTAGGCCTTGAAGACACTATTTTATATGCCGCCTGTTTTGATGCGAACGGAGGTGTTTTTGAACCTTTGTTTACGGAAGAAGATGCTATTATTTCAGATGAACTGAATCATGCTTCGATTATTGACGGGGTTCGTTTATGTAAAGCTGCAAGATATCGTTACAAAAATAACAATATGGCAGACCTGGAGGCGCAGTTAATTGCGGCTTCTGAAAAAAATCACCGTTTCAAAATTATTGTTACAGACGGTGTGTTCTCTATGGATGGAATTGTTGCCGACTTAAAAGGTGTGTGCGATTTGGCAGACAAATACAATGCTTTGGTAATGGTTGACGATTCTCATGCAACAGGTTTTATAGGAAAAACTGGTCGTGGAACTCACGAAGCCAACGAAGTAATGGGAAGAGTAGATATCATCACTTCCACTTTAGGGAAAGCTTTAGGCGGTGCTTTGGGCGGATTTACTTCCGGTAAAAAAGAAATCATTGATATGCTGAGACAGCGTTCTCGTCCGTATTTATTCTCCAATTCATTGGCTCCCGGAATTGTAGGTGCAGCTTTGAAGGTTTTAGATATGATTTCTGATGATACCTCGCTGAGAGATCAAGTGATGGAAAATGCAGAATATTTCAGAGCCGAAATGAAATCTAAAGGATTTGATATTCCTGATGGAGATGCAGCCATTGTTCCGGTAATGCTGTACGATGCGCCGCTTGCTCAGAAAATGGCTGAAAAGCTAATGGATGAGGGAATTTATGTGATCGGATTCTTTTATCCTGTAGTTCCGAAAGGCAAAGCGAGAATAAGAGTTCAGCTTTCTGCCGCCCATACGAGAGCACATTTGGATAAAGCCATTGTTGCTTTTGAAAAAGTAGGAAAAGAATTAAATGTAATTTCTTAA
- a CDS encoding cupin-like domain-containing protein: protein MKLTPVPKITNINSDDFLNNYMKPCKPVILEDFADPNSPAFTKWNYDYFKEIAGDILVNVYGNETQSHDKVASEPIAKTAFSDYLDLIASKSTDHRLFLFNLLNIKPELKNDIQYKDITKGKILKWLPFVFFGGEGSVTRNHVDIDMSHVFMIQFQGIKKIWLFPWEQSDLLYKLPYNFHSVVNLKEADYEKYPGTEYLNGYEVIIKPGETLYIPSGWWHYIQYETQGYSVSVRALPSSALQKWRGFKNLFITRHFDNAMRIIFKEKWFHYKIKTAHERAEKAINEIHNHGFCEDENVDYFIF, encoded by the coding sequence ATGAAACTGACACCGGTACCAAAAATTACAAATATAAATTCTGATGATTTTTTAAATAACTATATGAAACCCTGTAAGCCGGTAATATTAGAGGATTTCGCAGACCCGAACAGTCCTGCTTTTACAAAATGGAATTACGACTATTTTAAAGAAATAGCAGGAGATATCCTGGTAAATGTTTATGGTAATGAAACACAATCTCATGACAAAGTTGCCAGTGAGCCTATTGCAAAGACGGCATTTTCTGATTATCTTGATTTGATCGCTTCAAAATCAACTGACCACCGTCTTTTTCTATTTAATCTTTTGAATATAAAACCTGAATTAAAAAATGATATTCAATACAAAGATATTACCAAGGGAAAAATTTTAAAATGGCTTCCTTTTGTATTTTTCGGAGGAGAGGGTTCTGTTACAAGAAATCACGTTGATATAGATATGTCCCATGTTTTTATGATTCAGTTTCAGGGGATTAAAAAAATATGGCTTTTTCCTTGGGAACAATCTGATCTTTTGTATAAACTGCCCTATAATTTTCATAGCGTGGTCAATCTAAAAGAAGCAGATTATGAAAAATATCCCGGAACTGAATATCTCAATGGTTATGAAGTCATTATAAAACCTGGGGAAACGCTTTACATTCCTTCCGGATGGTGGCATTATATACAATACGAAACACAGGGATACTCTGTGTCTGTACGCGCTTTACCATCAAGTGCGCTGCAAAAATGGAGAGGTTTTAAAAACTTATTTATTACCCGACATTTTGACAACGCAATGAGAATAATTTTTAAAGAAAAATGGTTTCACTACAAGATAAAAACGGCCCACGAAAGAGCTGAAAAAGCAATTAACGAGATACATAACCATGGTTTCTGTGAAGATGAAAATGTAGATTATTTTATTTTTTAA
- a CDS encoding M1 family aminopeptidase — MKKIYFLFLSFLAIQSSFAQNNLEMKGLMAKEMKSFTAKMNVGNTNPNTLNYDLQYQRMDVSLNPSVAQISGSVTSHFKPTTAMSSIYFDLTNQLTVSQVTFHGQPLVFQQLATKELKIDFISSLPANILDSLTIQYNGTPPTANNSFFTNTQGGTAVLSTLSEPYGAQDWFPTKQSLNDKIDRFDIKVTTPSQYSVASNGRLMSETILGNGQKLTFWRTQYPTAAYLVALSITNFVKLNDTIGTPPFPFVNYIYPGTSINTTSMANIEWTKTVMNTFETFFGAYPFRNEKYGHMEFTAGGGMEHQTMTSMGAWSKQLIAHELAHQWFGDKVTCGAWNDIWLNEGFATFGEHVANEKLLMTNSEFMNYLDGQKNFITSATGGSVYVADTNLGSVGAIFDGRLTYAKGGYVVRMIKWILGETIFYQALKDYHARPNLAYNYVKTSDLNASLLQSTGKDFTGFFADWIYGQGQPTYDIRWKQTGSTLTFRAGQTQSHSSVSFFDMPLPIKVNGTGGQVAYFALNNTSNNQYFVESVPFTVASVEFNYEYQIIEKNSTVAQDNSLSTEDFNKEDVALYPNPAKNELNLKGVKKPTNFTIHFIDGKLVRQGIYQPGKEISISELVPGAYIFKINDKNIKFIKK, encoded by the coding sequence ATGAAAAAAATTTATTTTTTATTTTTAAGCTTTCTGGCCATTCAATCATCATTCGCTCAGAATAATCTTGAAATGAAGGGCTTGATGGCAAAAGAGATGAAATCTTTTACCGCTAAAATGAATGTAGGAAATACAAATCCGAATACATTAAACTACGATCTGCAGTACCAAAGAATGGATGTTTCTTTAAATCCGTCAGTTGCTCAGATTTCAGGTTCAGTGACTTCTCATTTTAAGCCGACAACGGCAATGAGTAGTATTTATTTTGATTTGACCAATCAGTTAACGGTTTCTCAGGTTACTTTTCATGGGCAGCCTCTGGTTTTCCAGCAATTGGCAACCAAAGAATTAAAAATAGATTTCATATCGTCACTTCCCGCTAATATTTTAGATTCATTGACGATACAATACAACGGAACTCCTCCCACTGCCAACAATTCTTTTTTTACCAACACCCAAGGCGGTACAGCCGTTCTCTCTACATTGAGTGAACCGTATGGTGCGCAGGATTGGTTTCCGACAAAACAAAGCTTAAACGATAAAATTGACAGATTTGATATTAAAGTGACAACTCCCTCACAATACAGTGTGGCATCCAATGGGAGATTGATGAGTGAAACAATATTAGGAAACGGACAAAAACTGACTTTCTGGAGAACGCAATATCCTACAGCAGCATATTTGGTTGCACTTTCAATTACCAATTTTGTGAAATTGAATGACACCATAGGAACACCACCATTTCCATTTGTCAATTATATTTATCCGGGAACCTCTATCAACACTACGAGTATGGCTAATATAGAGTGGACGAAGACGGTGATGAATACTTTTGAAACTTTTTTCGGAGCCTATCCTTTCAGAAATGAAAAATACGGACACATGGAATTTACTGCCGGTGGCGGAATGGAGCATCAGACAATGACATCAATGGGTGCATGGAGTAAGCAATTAATTGCCCATGAACTTGCCCATCAATGGTTTGGGGATAAAGTAACTTGCGGCGCATGGAATGATATCTGGCTTAATGAAGGTTTTGCCACATTCGGTGAACACGTTGCCAATGAAAAGCTGCTGATGACCAATTCTGAATTTATGAATTACTTAGACGGTCAGAAAAATTTTATTACAAGTGCTACAGGCGGAAGCGTATATGTTGCTGATACTAATTTGGGAAGCGTAGGAGCCATTTTTGACGGAAGGTTAACCTATGCAAAAGGAGGATACGTTGTCAGAATGATCAAATGGATTTTAGGTGAAACCATATTCTATCAGGCATTAAAAGATTATCACGCAAGACCTAATTTAGCTTACAATTATGTTAAAACTTCAGATTTGAACGCTTCATTGCTGCAATCTACAGGAAAAGATTTTACCGGGTTTTTTGCTGATTGGATTTACGGTCAAGGTCAGCCAACATACGATATCCGATGGAAACAAACCGGAAGTACACTGACTTTCAGAGCAGGACAAACTCAAAGTCATTCATCAGTCAGCTTTTTTGATATGCCGTTACCGATAAAAGTAAACGGAACCGGAGGACAGGTGGCTTATTTTGCTTTAAACAATACATCAAATAATCAGTATTTTGTAGAATCTGTACCATTTACGGTTGCCAGTGTAGAATTTAATTATGAATACCAGATTATTGAGAAAAATTCTACCGTTGCTCAGGATAACTCTTTGAGCACTGAAGATTTTAATAAAGAAGATGTTGCATTATATCCAAATCCTGCAAAAAATGAGCTGAATCTGAAAGGAGTTAAAAAACCTACCAATTTTACTATTCATTTTATAGATGGGAAACTGGTAAGACAAGGTATTTATCAGCCTGGGAAAGAAATCAGCATTTCAGAATTGGTTCCCGGAGCTTATATTTTTAAAATAAATGACAAAAATATTAAATTTATAAAAAAATAA